One Streptomyces sp. NBC_00102 DNA segment encodes these proteins:
- a CDS encoding polysaccharide deacetylase family protein: protein MNDTSVTPGNRTDGLLSAAELLGHPPGARLLIVNCDDFGMYSAINEAVVEAIEQGIAGSCSLMVPCPAAPDAMRRLSRRPEIPFGVHLTMVCEMPGNPWGPMAGKEKAPSLLDPAGRLFAPTPEGRAALLAQARIEDVEREFRAQIDTVAAAGLTPTHLDFHCLADGGRDDIFDLTVSLAGEYGLAVRAWLAPARAAMRRRRLPVSENDFLDSYSLPLDGKPARYAQLLRELPPGLNEWAIHPSLGTLESRALDDGWRVRRTDYEFLVSAEAREVLAEEDIRVVDYAEVRRVWRERNHADYWGS from the coding sequence ATGAACGATACGAGCGTCACCCCCGGCAACCGTACCGATGGCCTCCTTAGCGCGGCTGAGCTTCTCGGACACCCGCCCGGCGCACGCTTGTTGATCGTCAACTGCGACGACTTCGGCATGTACTCCGCGATCAACGAAGCGGTGGTGGAGGCGATCGAGCAGGGCATCGCGGGCTCCTGCAGCCTGATGGTGCCGTGCCCGGCCGCTCCGGACGCGATGCGGCGACTGAGCAGGCGCCCGGAGATCCCGTTCGGCGTGCACCTCACGATGGTCTGCGAGATGCCCGGAAACCCCTGGGGCCCGATGGCCGGGAAGGAGAAGGCGCCGTCCCTGCTGGACCCGGCGGGCAGACTGTTCGCCCCCACCCCCGAAGGCCGCGCGGCGCTCCTCGCCCAAGCGCGGATCGAGGACGTGGAGCGGGAGTTCCGGGCCCAGATCGACACCGTGGCCGCCGCCGGCCTCACCCCCACCCACCTGGACTTCCACTGCCTGGCCGACGGAGGCCGCGACGACATCTTCGACCTCACCGTGTCCCTCGCCGGCGAGTACGGCCTCGCCGTCCGGGCCTGGCTGGCCCCCGCCCGCGCTGCCATGCGCCGACGCCGACTGCCGGTCAGCGAGAACGACTTCCTGGACAGCTACTCCCTTCCGCTCGACGGCAAACCGGCCCGCTACGCCCAGCTCCTGCGCGAGCTGCCGCCCGGTCTCAACGAATGGGCGATCCACCCGAGCCTCGGCACCCTGGAGTCCCGAGCCCTGGACGACGGCTGGCGGGTCCGGCGCACGGACTACGAGTTCCTGGTCTCGGCGGAGGCGCGTGAGGTGTTGGCGGAGGAGGACATCCGGGTGGTCGATTACGCGGAGGTGCGGCGGGTGTGGCGGGAGCGGAACCATGCAGACTACTGGGGGAGTTGA
- a CDS encoding tetratricopeptide repeat protein, translated as MPESQEIGELIRQACAARGWGPTKLARELGIAEGRGPNGLDRQSVRRWMAGRRKPDYWLPYIADVLGLDTDPQHPTPSVPATPAVPATSFVPAPPFVPTTPFAPTTSFVPTTPSVPAQRSDSRPLAGLDTVASVVELGRNDVLRRNFLAASGAHALGALNLPDPESVTRRTNRAGGVRVGAGEVAAVRQMTRALGDTAAELGGGHARHLAVRYLTEDVAPWLDGTYTEAIGRELFAATSQLVHLAGWMAQDEGNQGMAQQYYAHAYGLAVAAGEAELSATALRGLAVQAIELGPRYGAMALRLSERCVDSAKALDDPRAVSYFQTTLADAAALDGDHRLATRALTAAQNAIEKTPDAAPGESWASHFSIGRWAHHSGMILARLGDLDSATGHLRESLEIHGIDRRRSRAIILADLGQIHLRRGHLDAALATWTDFLDCADGIRSVKVTEATEDMRTRLDKYRKVPGVEELRSRAESVVGAGAGVSAGGG; from the coding sequence GTGCCCGAATCCCAGGAGATCGGCGAGCTGATCCGCCAGGCGTGCGCGGCACGGGGCTGGGGTCCGACCAAACTCGCCCGGGAGTTGGGAATCGCCGAGGGGCGCGGACCGAACGGTCTCGACCGCCAGTCGGTGCGACGGTGGATGGCCGGCCGCCGCAAACCCGACTACTGGCTCCCGTACATCGCCGACGTACTCGGCCTGGACACCGACCCGCAGCACCCCACCCCGTCCGTGCCCGCCACCCCGGCCGTGCCCGCCACCTCATTCGTGCCGGCCCCCCCATTCGTACCCACCACCCCGTTCGCACCCACCACATCGTTCGTACCCACCACCCCGTCCGTGCCCGCTCAGCGCTCGGACTCCCGCCCCCTTGCGGGTCTCGATACCGTGGCGTCAGTAGTCGAGTTGGGGAGGAACGACGTGCTTCGGCGAAACTTCCTGGCCGCCTCGGGCGCCCACGCTCTGGGCGCGTTGAACCTGCCCGACCCGGAGAGCGTCACCCGCCGTACCAACCGCGCAGGCGGCGTACGCGTCGGCGCCGGCGAGGTCGCCGCCGTACGCCAGATGACCCGCGCCCTCGGCGACACCGCCGCCGAACTCGGCGGCGGCCACGCCCGACACCTCGCCGTCCGCTACCTCACCGAGGACGTCGCCCCCTGGCTCGACGGCACCTACACGGAGGCCATTGGGCGCGAGTTGTTCGCCGCCACCTCCCAACTCGTGCACCTGGCGGGCTGGATGGCCCAGGACGAGGGCAACCAGGGCATGGCCCAGCAGTATTACGCCCACGCCTACGGCCTCGCCGTCGCCGCAGGCGAAGCCGAACTCTCCGCAACAGCTCTACGGGGACTGGCCGTTCAGGCGATCGAACTCGGACCCAGGTACGGCGCCATGGCGCTCCGCCTCTCCGAACGCTGCGTCGACAGTGCCAAGGCCCTGGACGATCCGCGCGCCGTCTCGTACTTCCAGACCACCCTCGCCGACGCCGCCGCCCTCGACGGCGACCACCGCCTCGCCACCCGGGCCCTCACCGCCGCCCAGAACGCGATCGAGAAGACCCCCGACGCCGCCCCCGGCGAATCCTGGGCCTCCCACTTCAGCATCGGCCGATGGGCCCACCACTCCGGCATGATCCTCGCCCGCCTCGGCGACCTCGACAGCGCCACCGGCCACCTCCGCGAATCCCTGGAGATCCACGGCATCGACCGCCGCCGCAGCCGCGCCATCATCCTCGCCGACCTCGGCCAAATTCACCTCAGGCGAGGTCACTTGGATGCCGCCCTCGCCACCTGGACGGACTTCCTCGACTGCGCGGACGGCATCCGCTCCGTCAAGGTCACCGAAGCCACCGAGGACATGCGCACCCGCCTCGACAAGTACCGCAAGGTCCCGGGCGTCGAGGAACTCCGCTCCCGCGCCGAGAGCGTCGTGGGGGCGGGGGCGGGGGTCTCGGCGGGGGGCGGGTGA
- a CDS encoding Tat pathway signal sequence domain protein produces MRRTALSLTTLACAAALAGVAGPAFADGTPAPVPATASEAPSAVPAPAEAATQPPTSAPSAVPSLAATAAPAPAQDPQVSAVPVGAPNTGEAAGQSGGGDGTLIGTGAAAVVLGAGVAVFLVRRKRQAGATGMAGVAGVNGAAGA; encoded by the coding sequence ATGCGCCGGACCGCCCTGAGCCTGACGACGCTTGCCTGTGCCGCCGCGCTGGCCGGCGTGGCCGGTCCCGCGTTCGCTGACGGGACACCGGCCCCGGTCCCGGCCACCGCCTCCGAGGCGCCTTCCGCCGTTCCTGCCCCGGCGGAGGCCGCCACGCAGCCGCCGACCTCGGCGCCGAGCGCGGTGCCCAGCCTGGCGGCCACCGCCGCTCCGGCCCCGGCCCAGGACCCCCAGGTCTCCGCTGTGCCCGTCGGGGCGCCGAACACCGGCGAGGCGGCCGGGCAGTCGGGCGGCGGTGACGGGACGCTGATCGGCACGGGCGCCGCCGCAGTGGTGCTCGGTGCGGGGGTGGCGGTGTTCCTCGTACGCCGGAAGCGGCAGGCCGGGGCGACCGGGATGGCCGGAGTCGCCGGGGTGAATGGGGCGGCCGGGGCGTGA
- a CDS encoding class F sortase, with amino-acid sequence MTSYSRRAFGIAAAASLLAGCDRAGGGGGARGGGDARAATDVTPAPPKGAASGAPQTRASVRPLARSLPLRLEVAAIGVDTPVVRLGLAADGTVEVPAITAHDRAGWYEHGPTPGQLGPAVMLGHVTVGSYGDGVFRRLGQLRAGDRVVVRLEDATAAEFSVFATRTVAKAEFPTREVYGNVDRPELRLITCGGARDGDGGYQDNVIVFAALTGTGTASTPGAR; translated from the coding sequence GTGACCTCGTACTCCAGGCGGGCCTTCGGGATCGCCGCTGCGGCCTCGCTGCTCGCCGGTTGTGACCGGGCGGGCGGCGGGGGCGGTGCGCGCGGCGGGGGTGACGCACGTGCGGCGACGGACGTCACCCCCGCCCCGCCGAAGGGTGCCGCCTCCGGTGCGCCCCAAACACGAGCGTCCGTAAGGCCGTTGGCGCGCTCGCTACCGCTGAGGCTGGAGGTTGCGGCGATCGGGGTGGACACCCCGGTCGTCCGGCTCGGCCTGGCGGCGGACGGCACGGTGGAGGTGCCCGCGATCACCGCGCACGACCGGGCGGGCTGGTACGAACACGGGCCGACTCCCGGCCAGCTCGGCCCGGCTGTGATGCTGGGACACGTGACGGTCGGGTCGTACGGCGACGGGGTGTTCCGGCGCCTCGGGCAACTGCGCGCGGGCGACCGGGTCGTGGTGCGTCTGGAGGACGCGACGGCCGCCGAGTTCTCCGTCTTCGCCACCCGGACGGTGGCGAAGGCGGAGTTCCCCACCCGGGAGGTCTACGGCAATGTGGACCGCCCGGAGCTGCGGCTCATCACCTGTGGAGGGGCCCGCGACGGCGACGGCGGCTACCAGGACAACGTGATCGTCTTCGCCGCCCTCACCGGGACCGGTACGGCGTCCACCCCGGGAGCCCGGTGA
- a CDS encoding DUF6879 family protein: MEPKTLGELFDTFDREAFRLETLADYSGSGNVDAYQAFLSGMSQPDDYNESWISELRNHTQRGRRIYRVHILSRPLTPYLRFELGWGYRKNATGGEEFFILDVTDKPNPLTGVDDFWLFDERTPVVMRYDGTGAVTERETLSLDRTQEFISLRDTALEHAEPFPAWWEKHAGS; encoded by the coding sequence GTGGAACCGAAGACTCTCGGTGAACTGTTCGACACGTTTGATCGGGAAGCGTTTCGACTGGAGACGCTGGCCGATTACAGCGGATCTGGAAACGTGGATGCTTATCAGGCTTTCCTTTCCGGCATGTCACAGCCTGACGACTACAACGAATCCTGGATCTCGGAACTCCGGAACCACACGCAGCGCGGCAGGCGCATCTATCGCGTCCACATCCTGTCTCGTCCGCTGACACCCTACTTGCGATTCGAGCTGGGGTGGGGATATCGGAAGAACGCGACGGGAGGCGAAGAATTCTTCATCCTCGACGTCACGGACAAACCGAACCCACTGACTGGAGTGGACGACTTCTGGCTCTTCGACGAGAGGACGCCTGTCGTCATGCGTTACGACGGTACGGGGGCCGTTACGGAACGAGAGACCCTCTCCCTGGACCGGACGCAAGAGTTCATCTCGCTCCGCGATACGGCACTGGAGCATGCGGAGCCGTTCCCCGCGTGGTGGGAGAAGCACGCCGGGTCGTGA
- a CDS encoding flotillin family protein, translating into MSPVVISVIGIVALFVLLGLAVVTRYKVAGPSEAFIITGRRGKKHTDPVTGRTSIDNTGQKVVVGGGVFVVPFVQQRYTLDLSSRQIPVKVRGAVTLRGVKANLEGVAIVKVGGSEDAIRASAQRFLRQQKGIAGFTQEVLSGSLRAIVGRMSVEDIIRDRAAFASQVAEEAEASLSGQGLILDAFQIHDITTEGTYLEDLGRPEAARAKQEADIAEANSRRTSEQARLKAAEDVAVAERTLYLRQAEIRVETDVAAAKANAAGPLAQAARQQEVLQEQEKVAQRQAALTDRELDTRVRKPADAARYQAEQEAEARRIAKVKEAEATADRARLTGEGEKLQRSALAEAVRIEGEAQAAAIAARGAAEAEAMRKKADAFAQYGDAAVLQMLVEVLPKVVAKAAEPLSAIDKLTVISTDGASQLARTVTDNVAQGMELLTSTTGVDLASLLKNLTASRTGTPAAAVAAGSEEAAESAGSAGSDSGRSGNGKGDGKGDGKIEITD; encoded by the coding sequence ATGAGTCCAGTCGTCATCTCCGTCATCGGCATCGTCGCCCTGTTCGTCCTTCTCGGCCTCGCCGTCGTGACCCGGTACAAAGTCGCCGGGCCCAGCGAGGCGTTCATCATCACCGGGCGCCGGGGCAAGAAGCACACGGATCCGGTCACCGGCCGGACCAGCATCGACAACACCGGCCAGAAGGTCGTGGTCGGCGGCGGCGTCTTCGTGGTGCCGTTCGTGCAGCAGCGGTACACCCTCGACCTCTCCAGCCGGCAGATCCCGGTGAAGGTGCGCGGGGCCGTCACCCTGCGCGGGGTCAAGGCGAACCTCGAAGGCGTCGCGATCGTCAAGGTCGGCGGCAGCGAGGACGCGATCCGCGCCTCCGCCCAGCGCTTCCTGCGCCAGCAGAAGGGGATCGCGGGCTTCACCCAGGAGGTCCTCTCGGGTTCGCTGCGCGCGATCGTGGGCCGGATGTCGGTCGAGGACATCATCCGCGACCGTGCCGCGTTCGCCAGTCAGGTCGCGGAGGAGGCCGAGGCCAGCCTCTCCGGCCAGGGCCTGATCCTGGACGCGTTCCAGATCCACGACATCACCACCGAGGGCACCTACCTGGAGGACCTCGGCCGGCCCGAGGCCGCGCGGGCCAAGCAGGAGGCGGACATCGCCGAGGCCAACTCGCGGCGGACCTCGGAGCAGGCCCGGTTGAAGGCGGCCGAGGACGTCGCCGTCGCCGAGCGGACGTTGTACCTGAGGCAGGCGGAGATCCGGGTGGAGACCGACGTGGCGGCCGCCAAGGCCAACGCGGCGGGCCCGCTCGCGCAGGCGGCACGCCAGCAGGAGGTCCTCCAGGAGCAGGAGAAGGTGGCCCAGCGCCAGGCGGCGCTCACCGACCGCGAGCTCGACACCCGGGTCCGCAAGCCGGCCGACGCCGCCCGTTACCAGGCTGAGCAGGAGGCCGAGGCCCGCCGGATCGCCAAGGTCAAGGAGGCGGAGGCCACCGCCGACCGCGCCCGTCTGACCGGTGAGGGCGAGAAGCTCCAGCGTTCGGCCCTGGCGGAGGCGGTACGCATCGAGGGCGAGGCCCAGGCCGCCGCCATCGCCGCCCGGGGTGCGGCGGAGGCCGAGGCCATGCGGAAGAAGGCCGACGCCTTCGCGCAGTACGGTGACGCGGCCGTGCTGCAGATGCTGGTGGAGGTGCTGCCCAAGGTCGTCGCCAAGGCGGCGGAGCCGCTGAGCGCCATCGACAAGCTGACGGTCATCTCCACCGACGGGGCGAGCCAGTTGGCCCGCACGGTCACCGACAACGTCGCGCAGGGCATGGAGTTGCTCACCTCCACGACCGGCGTCGACCTCGCCTCGCTGCTCAAGAACCTCACCGCCTCCCGGACCGGCACCCCGGCAGCCGCCGTCGCGGCCGGTTCCGAGGAGGCCGCGGAGTCCGCCGGGTCCGCCGGGTCCGACAGCGGCCGGAGCGGCAACGGCAAGGGCGACGGGAAGGGCGACGGGAAGATCGAGATCACCGACTGA
- a CDS encoding NfeD family protein — protein MTLLLALGAAGLALLALSLLFDGILEGIFGGLFGGLLGGLFDGLLSLPVIAGFLSMLGFGGAIVEGTTGAGLAVALASGGLAGLVAAWLTWKFSRSLMQDRTDPTPRGDDLIGTTGSVVTAIPANGYGEVLLRHAGHTVKYAAKSAAPVAMGTEIWVEATLSSTSVNVRPVERP, from the coding sequence GTGACGCTTCTCCTCGCACTGGGTGCGGCGGGACTCGCCCTGCTCGCTCTGTCGTTGCTCTTCGACGGCATCCTGGAGGGGATCTTCGGAGGACTCTTCGGAGGGCTGCTGGGCGGGCTCTTCGACGGCCTGCTCTCGCTGCCGGTGATCGCAGGTTTCCTCTCGATGCTCGGCTTCGGCGGAGCGATCGTGGAGGGGACCACCGGGGCGGGACTGGCCGTGGCCCTCGCGAGCGGGGGGCTCGCGGGGCTCGTCGCGGCCTGGCTGACCTGGAAGTTCAGCCGTTCTCTGATGCAGGACCGGACGGACCCCACCCCGCGCGGCGACGACCTGATCGGTACCACCGGTTCCGTCGTCACCGCGATCCCGGCGAACGGATACGGCGAGGTGCTGCTGCGCCACGCCGGACACACCGTGAAGTACGCGGCGAAGAGCGCCGCACCCGTCGCGATGGGCACCGAGATCTGGGTGGAGGCCACCTTGTCCTCCACCTCGGTCAACGTCCGCCCGGTCGAACGCCCGTAA
- the sigJ gene encoding RNA polymerase sigma factor SigJ: MVGAGTATGDVAGERGQLLNIGYRLLGSLAEAEDAVQEAYTRWYALPRARREEIAVPGAWLTTVTGRICLDVLGSARSRRERYTGSWLPDPLPDRAAGGRDGATDPADLMVLDESVTMAFLVVLESMTPAARVAFVLHDVFRYPFAEIADVLGRTPGACKQLAASGRRRLREERPPVSAAGRDDVVRQVKKAWEARNIAALVDLLDPAAVLTADGGGLASAVLRPVEGGARIAAYMAAIADRAPGLELLERRVNGAPGLVARSGGTVLTVASLDIAAGRVTRLWVVRNPEKLRPWLDET, encoded by the coding sequence ATGGTCGGGGCGGGTACGGCTACCGGGGACGTGGCCGGGGAGCGGGGCCAACTCCTCAACATCGGCTATCGGTTGCTCGGTTCGCTCGCCGAGGCCGAGGACGCCGTGCAGGAGGCGTACACCCGCTGGTACGCGCTGCCGCGCGCCCGGCGGGAAGAGATCGCCGTCCCCGGCGCCTGGCTGACGACCGTGACCGGCCGGATCTGCCTGGACGTGCTCGGCTCCGCGCGGTCCCGCCGCGAGAGGTACACCGGTTCCTGGTTGCCCGACCCGCTGCCCGACCGCGCCGCAGGCGGCCGCGACGGCGCCACCGACCCCGCCGACCTGATGGTCCTGGACGAGTCGGTGACCATGGCCTTCCTCGTCGTCCTGGAGTCGATGACCCCGGCCGCGCGGGTGGCGTTCGTACTGCACGACGTGTTCCGTTATCCGTTCGCCGAGATCGCCGACGTCCTCGGCCGCACCCCGGGCGCCTGCAAGCAGCTCGCGGCCTCCGGGCGGCGGCGGCTGCGCGAGGAACGCCCGCCGGTGTCGGCGGCCGGCCGGGACGACGTGGTGCGGCAGGTCAAGAAGGCGTGGGAGGCACGGAACATCGCGGCCCTCGTCGACCTCCTCGACCCCGCCGCCGTACTCACCGCCGACGGCGGCGGTCTGGCGAGCGCCGTCCTGCGCCCCGTCGAGGGCGGCGCGCGCATCGCCGCCTACATGGCCGCCATCGCCGACCGTGCTCCCGGGCTCGAACTCCTGGAACGCCGGGTCAACGGGGCCCCGGGCCTGGTGGCCCGGAGCGGCGGCACCGTGCTGACGGTCGCGTCGCTCGACATCGCCGCAGGGCGTGTCACCCGTCTGTGGGTGGTCCGTAACCCGGAGAAGCTGCGGCCCTGGCTGGACGAGACCTGA
- a CDS encoding peroxiredoxin — protein sequence MASGPQIGTPAPEFTLQGGALIGEEFVRRDYFRDSAPGRALILAFYPGDNTTVCTRQLCSYSSGLEVFEGLGADVWGISPQGVDSHENFARVRGLRMPLLADPDRAVARKYGVAAPGIGVRRSVFLIGPDGVLRWKHVALVGATFQSVDTLAEQLAAIETA from the coding sequence ATGGCATCAGGCCCTCAGATCGGCACTCCGGCGCCGGAGTTCACCCTCCAGGGTGGAGCGCTCATCGGTGAGGAGTTCGTGCGCCGCGACTACTTCCGCGACAGTGCGCCGGGGCGCGCGCTGATCCTGGCGTTCTACCCCGGTGACAACACCACCGTCTGCACCCGGCAGCTCTGCTCGTACTCCTCGGGCCTGGAGGTCTTCGAGGGGCTCGGCGCGGACGTCTGGGGAATCAGTCCACAGGGTGTGGACAGTCACGAGAACTTCGCCCGGGTGCGGGGGCTGCGGATGCCGCTGCTGGCCGACCCGGACCGGGCGGTGGCCCGGAAGTACGGGGTGGCCGCGCCCGGGATCGGGGTGCGCCGGTCGGTGTTCCTCATCGGTCCGGACGGTGTGCTGCGGTGGAAGCACGTGGCGCTGGTCGGCGCGACCTTCCAGTCCGTCGACACGCTGGCCGAGCAGCTCGCCGCGATCGAGACCGCCTGA
- a CDS encoding alpha/beta hydrolase, producing MAPQMPSAAVLVLHGGRARGTEPPPPGLLNLPGLRMFPFIRSLAKATGERATGSQRSDATGPVLVRRVRYGHRGWNGDRDDAFHDAVQALDELQDEAGDDLPVILLGHSMGARAALRAGGHPLVRGVVGLAPWCPPGDPVTQLSGRDVILLHSTRDRVTSPQATQSLVTRARRAGARTCLITVRGSDHAMIRRAATWHRTTTALVTGLLGLAPVPWPVDEILRLPVTAEATAGTLDLDGLPAR from the coding sequence GTGGCCCCGCAGATGCCCTCGGCAGCGGTGCTCGTCCTGCACGGCGGCCGGGCCCGGGGGACCGAGCCGCCACCGCCCGGCCTGCTCAACCTCCCCGGTCTGCGGATGTTCCCGTTCATCCGCTCCCTCGCCAAGGCCACCGGAGAACGGGCCACCGGATCACAGCGCTCCGACGCGACCGGCCCTGTGCTGGTGCGCCGCGTGCGGTACGGACACCGGGGATGGAACGGCGACCGGGACGACGCCTTCCACGACGCGGTGCAGGCCCTGGACGAGCTCCAGGACGAGGCCGGGGACGACCTGCCGGTGATCCTGCTCGGCCACTCCATGGGCGCCCGCGCCGCCCTGCGCGCCGGAGGCCACCCGCTGGTGCGCGGGGTCGTCGGCCTCGCGCCCTGGTGCCCGCCCGGCGACCCCGTCACCCAGCTCTCCGGCCGTGACGTGATCCTGCTGCACAGCACCCGCGACCGGGTCACCAGCCCGCAGGCCACCCAGTCGCTCGTCACCCGCGCCCGCCGCGCCGGCGCCCGTACCTGCCTGATCACCGTCCGGGGCAGCGACCACGCGATGATCCGCCGCGCCGCCACCTGGCACCGCACCACGACCGCGCTGGTCACCGGACTGCTCGGGCTGGCCCCCGTCCCCTGGCCGGTCGACGAGATCCTGCGGCTCCCCGTGACCGCGGAGGCCACCGCCGGGACGCTGGACCTCGACGGACTCCCCGCACGCTGA
- a CDS encoding SpoIIE family protein phosphatase has product MADFADGSPAGIAAFDTRLRYVYVNPALEGFNGIPAAAHLGRTVQEVLPQLNARDHVMQLVLRDGTPRLSTTQGQSWGVSRHEERYWQAAYHRLEQDGVPVGVVVILLEMSEVKSEGRELERARRHLALLATAAVNIGTTLDMDTTCEELARFVVPSLADFAAVEVFPPEVGHSVRQAPPGILRMRRAGFAAAHGYQEGAAAFNNAGEYIDYAEDAVVARCLAANEPVVMDLGDENEFGRSGATDELLAAYRASGLRTALVVPLVVRGVSLGALSLVRSEQSPPFDAEDVLVAGELAHRAATDLDHARRYAREHTIARELQASLLSEPRGAHPHVEVATRYLPADRGAVVGGDWFDVVPLRDGRHLKAMGDVMGHGVEAAVAMSHYRSLLRLLAGEDLPPHRILEQLDRMVQRSGLDRAATCLLAVVDRFAGMCEVASAGHLPPVFIDPGADHSRVVPVKPGPPLGMGFGGYRTETVPCGPGTVLFMYTDGLVERRGEDIDVSVRRLSTLTMPRSGDLEDLLDEAIDRFGEGADDDIAVLASRIREDVGFGRWTGETTTGQTTRTRRHFRPTGPKLVDGPRPATGPRLLGDSGPETGPTPSPP; this is encoded by the coding sequence GTGGCCGACTTCGCCGACGGTTCCCCCGCCGGGATCGCCGCTTTCGACACCCGGCTGCGGTACGTCTACGTGAACCCGGCCCTCGAAGGGTTCAACGGCATCCCCGCCGCCGCCCACCTCGGCCGCACCGTCCAGGAGGTGCTGCCGCAGCTCAACGCCCGCGACCACGTCATGCAACTGGTGCTCCGCGACGGAACGCCCCGGCTCTCCACGACCCAGGGCCAGTCCTGGGGGGTCTCCCGCCACGAGGAGCGCTACTGGCAGGCCGCCTACCACCGGCTGGAGCAGGACGGCGTGCCGGTCGGGGTGGTCGTCATCCTGCTGGAGATGAGCGAGGTCAAGAGCGAGGGCCGGGAGCTGGAACGCGCCCGCAGGCACCTCGCCCTCCTCGCCACCGCCGCCGTCAACATCGGGACCACCCTCGACATGGACACCACCTGCGAGGAACTCGCCCGGTTCGTGGTGCCCTCCCTCGCCGACTTCGCCGCGGTGGAGGTCTTCCCGCCCGAGGTCGGGCACAGCGTCCGCCAGGCCCCGCCGGGCATCCTGCGGATGCGGCGCGCCGGATTCGCCGCGGCCCACGGCTACCAGGAGGGGGCCGCGGCCTTCAACAACGCGGGGGAGTACATCGACTACGCCGAGGACGCGGTCGTCGCCCGCTGCCTGGCGGCCAACGAACCCGTCGTCATGGACCTCGGCGACGAGAACGAGTTCGGCCGCTCCGGCGCCACCGACGAACTGCTCGCCGCCTACCGCGCCTCCGGCCTGCGCACCGCCCTCGTCGTCCCGCTGGTGGTCCGCGGGGTCTCCCTCGGGGCGCTCAGCCTGGTCCGCTCGGAACAGTCGCCGCCCTTCGACGCCGAGGACGTGCTCGTCGCCGGAGAACTCGCCCACCGCGCCGCCACCGACCTCGACCACGCCCGCCGTTACGCCCGCGAACACACCATCGCCCGCGAGCTCCAGGCGTCCCTGCTCTCCGAACCCCGCGGCGCCCACCCGCACGTGGAGGTCGCCACCCGCTATCTCCCCGCTGACCGGGGCGCGGTGGTGGGCGGTGACTGGTTCGACGTCGTACCGCTGCGCGACGGGCGCCACCTCAAGGCGATGGGCGACGTCATGGGGCACGGCGTGGAAGCGGCGGTGGCCATGAGCCACTACCGCTCGCTGCTGCGGCTGCTGGCCGGCGAGGACCTGCCCCCGCACCGCATCCTGGAGCAACTCGACCGCATGGTGCAGCGATCCGGCCTCGACCGGGCCGCCACCTGCCTGCTCGCCGTGGTCGACCGCTTCGCCGGGATGTGCGAGGTGGCGAGCGCCGGACACCTGCCGCCCGTCTTCATCGACCCGGGCGCCGACCACTCGCGGGTGGTGCCCGTGAAGCCCGGTCCCCCGCTCGGCATGGGCTTCGGCGGCTACCGCACCGAGACGGTGCCCTGCGGCCCCGGAACCGTCCTCTTCATGTACACGGACGGGCTGGTGGAACGCCGGGGCGAGGACATCGACGTCTCCGTACGGCGCCTCTCCACCCTGACCATGCCCAGGAGCGGCGACCTGGAAGACCTGCTGGACGAGGCGATCGACCGGTTCGGGGAGGGCGCCGACGACGACATCGCCGTCCTCGCCTCACGCATCCGCGAGGACGTCGGCTTCGGCCGGTGGACGGGCGAGACCACGACCGGCCAGACCACCAGGACCCGGCGGCACTTCCGCCCGACCGGCCCGAAACTCGTCGACGGCCCCCGCCCCGCCACCGGACCACGCCTCCTCGGCGACAGCGG